A part of Leptolyngbyaceae cyanobacterium genomic DNA contains:
- a CDS encoding alpha/beta hydrolase, producing the protein MPQIKSHPCFLTPKQIKPECPLFVFLPGMDGTGQLLRTQTAGLEVGFDIRCLAIPPDDLTSWDVLTDKVVGLVETEIKQDPKRSVYLCGESFGGCLAIEVALKAPHLFERIILVNPASSIGFRPWMYFGIPLTKLVPEPFYHFGSTIGLPVLAALNRISPEDRLALMQAVQIVPQKTAVWRLSLLKDFHIDEWQLRRITQPVLVIAGGSDRLLPSVSEAQRLVGIFRNGQMVVLPESGHACLLEHDVNLYQIMKDCQFLPRQHQRDRSFAGSKYYLVS; encoded by the coding sequence ATGCCACAGATCAAAAGTCATCCTTGTTTTTTAACTCCCAAACAAATTAAGCCAGAATGTCCGTTATTTGTATTTTTGCCGGGAATGGACGGTACTGGTCAGTTGTTGCGAACTCAAACGGCTGGTTTAGAAGTCGGTTTTGATATCCGTTGTTTAGCGATTCCCCCTGACGACTTAACTAGCTGGGATGTTTTAACAGACAAGGTTGTAGGTTTAGTAGAAACCGAAATCAAACAAGACCCCAAGCGATCTGTTTACCTGTGCGGCGAGTCGTTCGGTGGTTGTTTGGCGATCGAAGTGGCGCTAAAAGCGCCGCATTTATTTGAGCGGATAATTTTAGTTAATCCAGCTTCTTCGATCGGTTTTCGTCCCTGGATGTATTTTGGCATTCCCTTAACTAAGTTAGTACCAGAACCTTTTTATCATTTTGGCTCGACGATCGGTTTGCCAGTGTTAGCAGCTTTAAACCGGATTTCGCCAGAGGATCGCTTAGCTTTAATGCAAGCAGTGCAGATAGTTCCTCAAAAAACAGCAGTTTGGCGCTTATCTCTCCTCAAAGATTTTCATATTGACGAATGGCAGTTACGGCGCATTACTCAACCGGTATTGGTAATAGCCGGCGGAAGCGATCGCCTATTACCATCGGTATCGGAAGCACAACGGTTAGTAGGTATTTTCCGTAACGGACAAATGGTAGTTTTACCTGAGAGCGGTCATGCTTGTCTGCTAGAACACGATGTTAACCTTTATCAAATTATGAAGGATTGCCAGTTTTTACCCCGTCAGCACCAACGCGATCGGAGTTTTGCTGGCTCCAAATATTATTTGGTTAGTTGA
- a CDS encoding lysophospholipid acyltransferase family protein has translation MYLNTPLLISRSLLGAIGTQMFVYHQDRIPQSGAVLVVSNHRSFLDAPLLMASLGRNIHFACHHYMGQVPILREAIEQLGCFPLDEPGARQKQFFGQAVQLLQRRQVVGIFPEGAFPMVNFTQPDRMGKFQKGFAHLALRATVPDLMVLPIAIASVEESVSSAVPLKLLSLFDPSEPLFDRSGWHPLVLYRRANVSIGRPYWIGESQRKSYRGKQAKATVADIMYHCQTEIVSLLEQGYY, from the coding sequence ATGTATCTGAATACTCCATTACTGATTTCTCGATCGTTGCTAGGTGCCATTGGCACTCAGATGTTTGTTTACCATCAAGATCGAATTCCTCAGTCTGGCGCTGTATTAGTGGTGAGCAATCATCGCAGTTTTTTAGACGCACCTCTGCTAATGGCATCTTTAGGACGTAATATTCACTTTGCTTGCCATCATTACATGGGTCAAGTACCGATATTGCGAGAAGCGATCGAACAATTAGGATGCTTTCCTTTAGATGAACCGGGAGCAAGGCAAAAGCAGTTTTTTGGGCAAGCGGTTCAACTGTTGCAGCGAAGACAGGTGGTAGGAATTTTTCCAGAGGGTGCTTTTCCAATGGTAAATTTTACTCAACCCGATCGCATGGGTAAATTTCAAAAAGGATTTGCCCATTTAGCTTTGCGAGCAACTGTGCCGGATTTAATGGTTTTGCCGATCGCGATCGCTTCTGTGGAAGAAAGCGTTAGTTCTGCCGTGCCTTTGAAACTACTGAGTTTATTCGATCCTTCAGAGCCGTTGTTCGATCGATCGGGCTGGCATCCTTTAGTATTATACCGTCGTGCCAACGTCTCGATCGGTCGTCCTTATTGGATTGGCGAATCACAAAGAAAATCTTATCGAGGTAAACAAGCAAAAGCGACTGTAGCTGATATTATGTATCACTGTCAAACTGAAATTGTTTCTTTGCTCGAGCAAGGATATTATTGA